Part of the Penaeus vannamei isolate JL-2024 chromosome 17, ASM4276789v1, whole genome shotgun sequence genome is shown below.
atatatatatatatatatatatatatatatatatatatatatatatatatatatatatatatatatatatatatatatatatatatatatatatatatatatatatatatatatatacatttataaatatatatatatataaatatatatatatatatatatatatatatatatatataaatatatatatatatatatatatatatatatatatatatatatatatacatacatatatacacctatctatctatctatctatctatctatctatctatctatataaatatatatatatatatatatatatatatatatatatatatatatatatatatacatatatatatgcattcatatatacatacaacttcttttattcatatgaatttttaaaattaattagtATGGATATTGATACAATAATTAACCATTAATAATTACCTGAGCATACAACACGTAGCACTCAACACATTTTGGGAAGTTTTTAATTGCTTCATCAAATTTCTTCATTACTTCATCTACCTTTGCCTTATCACCCATCTGGTATGCATATCTGAGAAAATAGAAATCATTAAATATTTAAtttaataaatttaatatataagcTCTTttacaatagatttttttttttttttttttacattataatcatagtatattataatgtattatcatcatggttctAGAATATTCTACGGTTAACCCATATGTGCTGTGTAATTACactgtcttctgtttttttctcttgtgaaTTTTGTTTGCTCCACAAAAGCTCAGCCACCCTTTCCTTGAATCTTTGGGAAAAAATTCTCATgccattaacatcaacattactgttgctattgttattatcatgttattaacaATGCTCATAGAACCaacgaaaagggtaaacaggagtCATAGGTAGAGCTATCTATTGACTCCTTGTTCATCTATGTGTAAAACattcaataaacaaaaagatGCAGGGGCCTTGTTATGTATTCTTGCCATACAAGCACCAATGGGTTAACTTTAGAATTTAGATTATACttaagacatttttttcttcttctcaaaaTTTGAAACGAAAATGGCAAGGcaaaaaaacggaaaggaaagtaaaagacaaaacaaaatatatatatccacatgtcactacaaacaaatgtatatgcCTAGCTACTCAGTATCTCATATCATACCTGTAATCAGTGTAACACTTTTGAACAAAAGCAATAGGGAAGTTTGAGTTGAGTTCTACAGCTTTCTTGAAATCTGATATTGCTGAATCAACTTTACCTATCAAGAGATGGATCtgaaatatacacagaaatttGTTTCAAATACATAGTCTATTCATCACTGTCTAAAAAAAATACCAAGGGGATTACAGTTCAATCTTAGATTATAAAGTTCATCAAGGCTCAGAACACAACTtctcatatacaaatacaataacagaaatttaactaataaaataaatacatatgcatacatcattatatatatatatatatatatatatatatatatatacatatatacatatatacatatatacatatatacatatatacatatatacatatatacatacatacatacatacatacatacatatacatttatatatgtatatatatatatatatatatatatatttgtgtatatatatatatatatatatatatatatatgtatatatatatatatatatatatatatatatatatatatgtatatatatatatatatatataaatatatatatatacatatatattgatatatatatatacatatatatgtatatctatgtgtatatatatgtatatatgtatatatgtatatatatacatatatatacatacatatatacatatatatatacatatatatacatatatatatacatatatatatatacatatatatacatatatatacatatatatatatatatacatatatatatatatatacatatatatatacatatatatacatatatatatatatatatacatatatatacatatatatacatatatatatatatacatatatatatacagatatatatatatacatatacatatatatatatatatagatataaatacatatatatacatatacatatatatacatatacatatatatacatatatatacatatacatatacatatatatacatatatatacatatatacacacatataaatatatatatatacatatacatatacatatatatatattgaggtggctgctctctcagaggtgaggaggcctggcagcggcatgacctgtgtaggtggctacacctattactggtcgggccgcagcgacggccaccatctccagggagtagccattgccatctccagcagactccagccctcggtagtagaggttactcctgttgatgagcgtataatggtattgagattaaagctatcttttggcttcatgtcttttattgttgtgtacgctcctaccaatgtttgtaaacttgatgtgaaagagatgttctacgccaaacttacatgctgtcctggctgccatctggcggtccggtaccgttcctcctgacctgttgaggggtgtggtcatccctctctggaaggggaagggggaccgttgggactgcagcaatcacagaggcatcacactgctcagtataccagacaaggttctcgcccacatccttctgagacgtatcagagaccatctactgaggcaccagagactggagcaatccggattcactcctggtaagtccacaataaaccGTATCCTCGCACTTCGAGTCACTGTTGAGTGCCGTCGTGAATTCAGGCGTGGGCTgcctgcagcctacatcgacctcaagaaggcattcgatatggtgcatcgggagtcacttagggagatcctgaggctgagaggaattccagcaaCGATcactggactaatagcaagcctgtatactggtattgaaagtgctgtaaagtgtggtgggggcctgtcgagcttctttcctgttagttcaggagtgaggcaaggctgtgtccttgcaccaactcttttcaacacttgcatggactggatactgggcagagctactgtccaaagtctTTGTGGAGCAActatgggcaatatcaaggttacagaccttgtcTTTGCtaatgacgttgccattctatctgagtctttgaaaaccctagtggcggctctcgatgcatttagcaatgaagcgaagcccttgggtctagaggtctcctggaccaagaccaaggtccaggaatttggggacttgttaggagaacctgttcagtcagtacgtgcttgcggcgaggacattgaagtcacagagaactttacataccttggtagagtagttcataactctgggctgtcagaccatgaagtcagcagacggattggcctggcagcaggggtcatgaactctctcaacaagagtatttggagttgtcggtacctgtgcagaaggaccaagctacgggttttcagggccctgataataccagttttgctatacggtagcgaaacctggacattgtcctgtgccttggaggctcgtcttgaagccttttgtaataagtccttgtgccaga
Proteins encoded:
- the LOC138864555 gene encoding uncharacterized protein, with translation MVSDTSQKDVGENLVWYTEQCDASVIAAVPTVPLPLPERDDHTPQQVRRNGTGPPDGSQDSMSNLYYRGLESAGDGNGYSLEMVAVAAARPVIGVATYTGHAAARPPHL